In the Bos mutus isolate GX-2022 chromosome 10, NWIPB_WYAK_1.1, whole genome shotgun sequence genome, CGGCAGACCTCCCAATGCTGAGCTTGGGATCCTGAGCAGGGGCCTCAGAAGATCTTGAAGCCCTTCAATAGTGTCAGGGTGGGTGCCTTGCGCTTGCTCTGAGCCCGGGATGACTTCACAGTGACCAGCTTGGCCTGTGCCACAGCAGGCATCTCCTTCAGGCTGGTGGTAGAAAGTGTGTTGAAGGTGCAGCTGGCCAGCCCGTGGCGGGCTGTGAGTGGGGCCTGGTGATGCACAGCTCTCTCCTCCGAGATGAAGAGCGGCCTGGCCAGGGAGTTCTTCTCCAGCTCCCGCCGCGCCTCCCGTACTGCCTCATGGAAGACGTGCTGCACATGCTCAAAGTCCAGGCAGGCAGAGACCTCGAAAAACAGGCACCCGAACCTGCCCGCCAAGGCGGCGCCCTCTGCCTGGGTGACCTGCCTGGCGAGGAAGCAGGGGGAGTCAGGGTCAGGAGCATCCGAGTCAGGCAGGCCTGGCCCTACTCCTGGCTCCTCACTTACCAGCTCCATGACCTGGAGCCATCTTCATCGCTCTGAGGCTCAGTTttactcatcagtaaaatgggagaaTGACAGCTGCCTCTCAGGGTTGTTCAGATTAAGAAAGACGATTTGTGTCAAGGGCCGAGCACAGTCCCTGCTCACTAAATGGCAGCTGATGTCACCTAAGCCAGAATGTCAGAACGAGGCTCAGGGGAAGGGAGAAGCTGGCCCAAAGTCCCTGGCTAGACCCTGCCAGTGGCCAGAGGAAGATGGCCACTCTCAGCCCCATGTCTCCTCAGCTCATTTCCTTGGTCAGGAAATGAGCCGCCCTCAGCCCTGGGGTGTGGATTAAGCTCTGGAGAGAGGTGGTGGTTTGGTCAGAAGGATGTGAGACCACGGTGTCtacagaggcctggtgggctatggtcatGACTCAGGACGCCTGTGGTCGGCAGAGCTCTCATGGCTCATGGGAACTTTTGTCTGCCTGCCCAGAGACAGCAAGGGTGACAACACAAGAGAGGGAGCAGCACCTATTCCCACTTTATCCTGTACCCCCTCCCATGATGGTGGGATCGTGTATTTGTAACCACCTCCCATGATGGTGGGATCGTGTATTTGTAACCACCTCCCATGATGGTGGGATCGTGTATTTGTAACCACCTCTcatgacttagtagcagcagcagcagcagctcatgacGGTGGGATCAAGTATTTGCAACCACctctcatgaactgtataaaaggtcaaaaaattatgaTGCCACAAGATGAGTCCCTCAGGTCTtaaagtgcccaatatgctactggggaagagtgaaaAAGACTCACCAATATCCCCAGAATGAATGAAGTGACTGGGACAAAGCAGATATGACACtcagttgtgaatgtgtctggtgatgaaagtaaaatctgatgatgcaaagaacagtattatataggaacctggaatgttagttaggtccatgaatcatggaaaattggacgtggtcaagcaggagatggtaagaataaacatttacatcctaggaatcagcaaactaaaatggatgggaatgggcaaattcagataaccattgtatctactactgttggcaagaatcccataaaagaaatggagtagccctcataatcaacaaaagagtctgaaatacagtacttgggtgcaacctcaaaaatgacagaatggtctcagtTCAtttcaaggcaagccattcaacatcacaataatccaagtctatgcccctaccaccgatgccgaagaagctgaagttgatcatttctatgaagacctagaagacctcctcgaactaacacctaaaaaatatGTTCTATTTATCAtcagggattggaatgcaaaactaggtagtcaagatatacctggagtaacaggcaagtttggccttggagaacaaaatgaagcagggcaaaggttaactgaATTCTGCCCAAGAGAATGCATCAGTCATAGCAAAtactttttcaacaacacaagagatgactttacacatgaacatcaccaaatggtcaataccaaaatcaaatcaattatattctttgtagccgaagatggagaagctgtatacagtcagcaaaaaacaagacctggagctaactgtggctcagattaccAGCTTTTTATAGCAAacttcaggcttaaactaaagaaaactgggaaaaacaCCAGGCCAGCcagatatgacttaaatcaaatcctatATGAATTTGCAGTAGAGGTAATGAACAGATTCAAGGAACTAGATCTAGataacagtgtgcctgaagaactatggacagaggtccataatattgtacaggaggcagtgaacaaaaccatcccaaagaaaaagaaaagcaagaaggcaaagtgattatCTGAGGAGGATTTAGGAATAGCGCAAGAacgaagagaagcaaaaagcaagggagagaggtaCATCCAATTAAactcagagtttcaaagaatagctagaagggacaagaaggccttcttcaatgaacagtgtttAACAattgaagaaaacaacaaaaggggaaagatgagagatctctacaggaaaattggaaacatcaagggagtTTTCTGCCCAAAGAATCAAGATAGGAGAGGGaaacatcaacagcctcagatatgcagatgataccactctaacggcagaaagcgaagaggaactaaagagcctcttgatgagggtgaaggaggacagtgaaagagccggcttgagattaatattaaaaacactaagatcatggcatccgcccccattactgcatggcaaatagaaggggaaaagttgaagtagtgacagatttcctcttcttgggctccaaaatcactgtggatggtgactgcagccatgaaatcagaaaatgactgcttcttggcaggaaagctatgacaaacctagacagtatgttgaaaagcagagatattactctgccaacaaaggtccgataGGTCTTttatcaaggctatggtcttcccagttgtcacatacagttgtgagagctggaccgtaaagaaagaagaacaccaaagaattgatgccttcaaactgtggggctggagaagcctCCTgaaagtcccgtggacagcaaggagatcaaaccagtcaatcttaagggagatcaaccctgaatattggggaggtaggagggaggagggttcaggatggggaatacatgtatacctgtgaaggattcattttgatatttggcaaaaccaatacaatattgtaaagtttaaaaataaaataaaatttaaaaaaagaaagctatatgatgataaaaaaatttttttaataaaatggaaaaaaaaaaaaaaagactgatgctgaagctccagtattttggtcatctgttgtgaacagacaactcactggaaaagtccctgatggtaggaaagaatgagggcaggagaagaaggtttcagaggatgagatggctggacggcatcaccgatgcaatgaacatgaacttgggcaaactccaggagatggtgagggacagggaggcctggcatgctgcagttcatggggtctcaaagagtcagacacaactggatgactgaacaacaactcataACGGTGGAATCAAGTATTTGTAACCACCTCTCTTGATGGTGGGATCAAGTATTTGTAACTTTCAGGAAGGTCCTGAGAGCATGGACATCAGATGAGAGAAAAATATTGGCCCTTTGGTAGACCAGATGTCCAGAAGAGATGCGGTAGGGGCAATCCCTAAAGGCTGGAGATTAAAGTTTCAATGGCCAAATCCCACTGCTGACTGGCCTCACCCACCATCCATGAGGACACAGCCTGTGAGGTTAGAGGAGACCCCAGGGCAAGTATGGAGGGAAAAGATTTCTGAGCCAAGGGTAATCTAGCAGAAGCAAGGGCTAGAAGCAGGTTAGCCCATCAGACAGGGAGAGCATCTAGGACAAAAAGGGTCAGGGCAGAGCACAGAATCCACTCCCCACCCAAGGCTGGTGTCCTGTCAGTTCAGTTTCCTGAGGAGCTCCTTTTGAAAGAATACTTTGTATTACATGCATCTGTGATGAACTTGAATCTGAAACTTTGTCATTGTGGGGCCTGAATAATGAGCTTTCAGAAACAACGACCCCACGTGCGCATGCAGGTGTGTGAATGGCTGACCCAGCATGTAACATTATTACCCTTTTTGCTTATTTTGGCATAGCCTAGCAAAAATGGTATCAGTGGTTTGGGAACCACTGCCCTAACCCACATTTTACCCTTCAGCTGCAAGACAATCATGGGAGACACTGGCCACTGCTCAGCAAAAGTTAGATTGACTGTGCCTGTCAAATCCTGACCTACCAACCTCGGGACTcaaccaaagaaggaaatggggacAAATCATCATGACTCCTTCTTAGGGAACTGATGCTGCTTTGCTCTTTGCTCCCAAACCACTTTCAGACAATCCCTTGGGCAAATATTGGGACCAAAATAGTGGCCtagttttttccttcatatttaaaaCTGGTTTATTCTCAATACAGTCTTCTGATTCCTCCTCTAGGTTCTGGGGGCTCTTTGACTCCACAAAGACTACCTTTTGGCTTTAAGTTCACACAACTTCCCTCATTCCCTGAAATGGAATTTGTCTGGATGTGAGGGCATGCCTGCCTTTGAAGGCTCCTCCTGTGAATCTCTTTCATGAGACCACATCTCTTTTCCCCACTGCCCATCAGCTCTGGTCTATATTAAGCATCCCCGCCTTTCTAACACCAGTCAATGGGCCTTTGGCATCTGGGAAGCAGGGGTGACTGGCCTtgaggagggaggggtggaggaaGGCTGCCCCACCTCCCAGGTAGACCGGCCACAAGGGATGGACGTCTGTGCTGGAGAGGGCCAATGGAGTCACTTATCAGGTAAAGGCATCATAGTCTCAAACACCTCAGGGGCCAGGCAGGCAACTTGGATGTGTGGGGAGGGGTAAGCCATGGGGACTGTGAGGCCTGTGGTCAGCTGGAGGGAGCACACCCCGCCCTAAAGCATTCCAGTTCCAGGTCTTTTAAAACACTGTGCTGGCCAAACAAAATATGACTGCAGTACTCAGTGGTCATCTGCCCCCTGGCCCAGTCTGTGGCCTTTGATTGAAGTCCAGCCCTTTCTAAGAGACTCCTGCCCTCGGCACAGCCAACGGTGGGAGTGAGCCTGGGGACCTCACTTGGGGTAGGTGAGAGCTGGCTGAACCAGAGCAGACTGGCCTGACTCAGGCTGCCTATCAGAGCCTCTCTCTCCAGAACTGGAATTGGGCCCTGGATGACCAGCCAGCTGCAGGGTGTGGAAACAGAAGGTCATATAGTCTCAGGCAAGAAAGGGTGAAGCCAAGAGAAACCTCAGAGGCCTGGGAAGATGGAAGGAGTGGCCTCTCTTCCAACCTTCAGGGTCCAGCCCCTGTGCAGCCTGGATGCCTTTCCCTTCCTGCCAGGCACTGCCTGGAAGACCTGCCCACACTGTACCCTTACGACACGCCCCCTCCCTTCCACCTACATGAGAGGGGATCACTCTTCTTAGCAGCCAAATAATCCCTGAAGATGACACCTCCTAGATGAAGAAAGTGAGCTCCAGGCTGTGGGACAAAGTGCGTGCTCACCTGTACTGGGCCATGTCCAGCTTGTTGCCCAGCAGCAGAGCCGGGAAGCTGCGTTGCGTCTCCTTTGCGTGCAAAGCTAGCAGCTCCAGGTAGCTGCTGCTGCCCTCAAAGCTCTGGCGGCTGTCGACGCTGTACACCACCAGAAAGGCGTGGGCCCAGTTCAGGTAGCGCTCACAGTTCCTGGGGGTGTCCTGGGACAAAGCAGGCAGCCTCAGTCAGGGGCAGAACAGACGTGGGTAAAGGACTTCACCTGAAGCTGCCTCTCCCCGCCTCCCTGCTCCCCGGGTCTTTGTACATTGTTCCCCAGCAGGGCCCTTTTCAAAGGGGCACTTGAGTGTGGATTTGGCTTGATGTGAAAGGAGACAttgtctctgagcctcactccCACCACCCAACCACAGACTGGGAGACCTTGGCCTCTGGGGCATAGAGCCAAGATTCTGGCATGGCCCTTACTGAGACCTGGCTGTGCCTGGGCACTGCTGATTTGGGGTCAGGTTCATGGTGCCCCTTTAGATTCTGAGAAGAACTGGCATCGGGCCTTGGTAGGGGGTGGTGAGAACATAGGAAGATGTATGTactgggtggggagtgggagttGGGGTCAGAGGGGCATCTGTAAACACATGTGTGCACCTGTGAACACAGGCACCAAACCCCGGAGCACAGGATCTCAGAACTGACACCGGCAATCATCAGTTCTCCCCAGGCCCTGTCCTATCCCTTCTCATTTGGCAAATCGATGGAttcaggcccagagaggtcagcACCTCAGGGACACACAACAGATTGGGGCTGAAAAGGTTTACAGATTCCCATCCGAGGCTCCCACTCTGGAAGCAGGATTCCTCCAGAGGCTGCATGGGTTCTCAGCTCCTCAGGGGTAACGGGGGGGTAATGTTACCAGGTCTGCAGTGTCCATGACCCTCAGGTGGACAGGCTGGTGGTCCACGGTCTCCTCGGAGCTGTAGGTGTCCTCTGTAACAGACGGTCAGCCCAGTCAGAGGCAGGCTGGCCACTCCAGGGGGAGCTAGGTTTGACTCCCAGCTTGCCTTTCTGCTAGACCCTGTGCACCCCTGGGGGGCTGGCTCTGGGGCTGGCTGAGCTGGGACCACAGGAGAAGACCTTGGCTCTCACCCACATAGAGGACACGGGCAGAACCTCCCACCAAGGAGATGCTGCTGCACCTGTCAGGGCTCAGAGCATCAGAGGTCACTCACAGAACATGCCACAGAGGACGGGACTGTGTGCTGGGCCCACCCACCACGCCTGCAGAAGGAGGTGTGCGCTCCTGGGCCCAGTGAGCGGCAGAGGCTTCGGGAACTACACTGCTAGCCCCTTCCTCCTGATCCCCAAGCTTCTCCACCCTCTTCTCCTAGCACAGTACCTCGCCCACAGGAAGCCCCTCAGGGACGGTCAGGACAATCCTCTCGCACTCAGTAGGGGAAGGGACATGAAAGGAGAAACACACAACCTGATTGAGGCTGGGGAGTCAGATCTTGTTTAGAAGTTCCAAGGAAGTTTTACACATAATCTTTGTCAAAATAAATGCAGAGGAATCTAGCAGAGTTGAAAGTTTTAGGTTGGAGATATGGAAATCAAACCCAGTGTCAGCTACTTTTAAGCTGTGTGGCTTGGCCAAGTCTTTTCAACATTTTGAGgctgttttctaattttaaaataaggataacatgggacttccctggtagtccagtggctagggggcctgggtttgacccttggtcaggaaactagatcccacatgccacatctaacacctggctcagccaaataaaaaaatttttaagtaaataggGATAACAtgaaggagaaggtgatggcaccccactccagtactcttgcctagagaatcccatggacagaggagcctggtgggctgcagttcatggggtcgagaagagtcggacacgactgagcgacttccctttcgcttttccctttcatgcattagagaaggaaacggcaacccactccagtattcttgcctggagaatcccagggacgggggagcctggtgggctgccatctatggggtcacacagagttggacacgactgaagtgacttagcagcagcagcagcagcagggataacATGATAACACTGGCTAACAGTTTTCAAGTTTTaactctgtgtcaggcactgtggtaAAGGCTTGTCCCTACGCCATCTCAAAGGGCTGTGGGAGGACTGGATGGGCCCCTAGGCACATACCTGGCCCTCCACAAATGCCTGGGAAAGGATGCTGGGGACATGATGCTCCAAAGTTTCCAGGGCAGGTTCACATTCCTAGGtgatgttttttttaactttttattttgaaataatttttgactCATGTAGAAGTTGCAAAACAGTACACAGAGTTCCTGTGTACCCTATCCCCCACCTCTCCCCGCAGTGTTAGCCCCTTACATAACCATAGTACAAGGATCAAAACTAGGAAACTGACTTTGGTGCCATACTATGAGCTGAACCACTGATCTTATTTGGATTTcaaattcgtttttttttttttcccaaagttcTCATGACCTCAAACCTGAGAAAGAGTCAAGTGGCCGGGCCTGCAAAGAGGACCTCACTGTCACAGACAattgctctccccacccccaaatttcCCCTGTGCCACTGGCCCACATGTGGGGTGCACTTGGCCCTCACCTTTCCCTGGGGGGGCCCTGGGCCCCCAGATGACCCCAAAGAAGAACCCTCTGGGCAGAACTGGGGTCCTCTGTGCCTTGCTGGCAGAATCCACTGTGAGAATAGTCCCCCCCAACTCTGGCGGAATTCACAAACACTTCTCTCTGAGGGTCACTGGCAGACAAGCCAGGCCTGGACACACGCCAGGCCCACTAGCAGCCAGCAGAAATCGCAGACAGCTCCCATCCCCAGCCTGCTGTGGGGACTTGGATAAATAGCCGCTCTtattcaaagacaaaaaaaaaaaaaaatctaatggaaAATATGCCCCAAATGTTTAACTATATTTGGTGCAAGAAGAGTGGATGCCTACGTCTCGTTcagatttgtctttattttcctgcCAGAGTTGTCTGATGCATGCCTTTTAGGTGCTTCCCAAGTCCTGGGCCCAAGGAGGCACCGTTGCTGTGCCCAGCCTGGGGGGAAATATTAGCCCAGGCTTGGTCTACTGTAGCCGCGTACAACACGATAGCCTTCTGAGATTCCTGTTAGCTCTGCTGAAGAGAGATGACAAGGAGCTGAGACCCAGAGGAGAGAACTTGGTCACAGGCACACAGCACCCTACCAGAAAGAACGTGAACTCAGGGCTCCACGGTGAGACCCTCTCACGCCCTCTGTTCAGTGGACCCGCCAGTCCTCCAGCTCTGACTGGGCAGAGCAGAAGCTGCCCATCCAACCGCAACTGTGGAACATACGTGGGGGAGTGCAGAAGGCTCAGAGGTCATGAGATCATCTCACCCAGCTCCCTCGCTCCCTTGCAAGTGAGGTGactccaggggctgggggtgcagTAGGGGCTCCTTTTCAAGATGTAGTCACGTCCTGCCTTCCTGTCACAAATTCCCTGCCCTCAGGACATTCTGGAGTCCCTTAATAAATAGGGGCTTCATAACTcctagggctccccaggtggcactagtggtaaagaacctgcctgccactgcaggagacataagccaCATAAGCGACAAGGCTTCAATCCctaagtcgggaagattcccctggagaaggaaatggcaatccactccagtgttcttgcctggagaatcccatggatagaggagcctggtgagctacagtccaaggggtcacagagtccgacacgactgaagtgactgagcacacagcacaactCCTAGTTCTAAATGAATTTCTGAGGACTTTAATGCTGAGAGAAGTTTCTTTCCCCAAAGtgtttttctctcatttacactaataatttttaaagcaccaCCAAAGGAGCTGTTGTCAGAGTAAGTATAGGATGATGCTTCTGAAATGGTACCTGTATCCTTATTGGAGCAGGTTGTGGGGAAGAGAGGTAAGAAGCTGTCATTCTGCCCTAGGCGAACCAGCTAAGATTCCCCCAGTCCCTCTGTGAGAAGAGGGTGTTCTGGAGACCCTGATCCCTTCCTGGAGTACTCAGCACAGGCACACAGGCACTGAATCTCTTGGTTCCAGTAGCTCCCAACCCATAACAAGGCACAGCTCACACACAGAGCACAGTCTATTAGTCCTATCttccagatgggaaaactgaggctcagagatccCACAGGCTTCTGACTTCAGGCCCTCGGTAG is a window encoding:
- the RASL12 gene encoding ras-like protein family member 12 isoform X1, producing MASVFGKPRAGGGPQSAPLEVNLAILGRRGAGKSALTVKFLTRRFISEYDPNLEDTYSSEETVDHQPVHLRVMDTADLDTPRNCERYLNWAHAFLVVYSVDSRQSFEGSSSYLELLALHAKETQRSFPALLLGNKLDMAQYRQVTQAEGAALAGRFGCLFFEVSACLDFEHVQHVFHEAVREARRELEKNSLARPLFISEERAVHHQAPLTARHGLASCTFNTLSTTSLKEMPAVAQAKLVTVKSSRAQSKRKAPTLTLLKGFKIF
- the RASL12 gene encoding ras-like protein family member 12 isoform X2, with amino-acid sequence MASVFGKPRAGGGPQSAPLEVNLAILGRRGAGKSALTVKFLTRRFISEYDPNLEDTYSSEETVDHQPVHLRVMDTADLDTPRNCERYLNWAHAFLVVYSVDSRQSFEGSSSYLELLALHAKETQRSFPALLLGNKLDMAQYRSPRQRAPPWRAGSGACFSRSLPAWTLSMCSTSSMRQYGRRGGSWRRTPWPGRSSSRRRELCITRPHSQPATGWPAAPSTHFLPPA